The following DNA comes from Bacteroidia bacterium.
TATTTTATCTGGACAAGCAACCTTTGAACTGGAAGACGAAATTTTTGAAGTAAAGGCCAATGAAGGTTTTTATGTTGAAGCTAACAAAAAGCATACAATCAGAAACGACAGCAATGACGATTTACATTTCTTGGTAATATCAGAACCTAAAGCACATGGAGACAGAACAAATATTTAATTGTAACCAATCCGATTTTTTACAAATTCTAACGGACATCAAAGACTTTTGGGGTAGTGACAGGACTCTTTTGTACCATCATCCGATGTTTGTAAATGAATTTGGGGATTCAGCCTTTGTCATAAAAAACAAAAATGATGATATGGTAATTGCATATCTTTTTGGATTTGTTTCTCAAACTGAGCGAACCGGTTATGTGCATCTCATTGGGGTAAGACAAAAACATCAGAAAAAAGGACTTGGCAGAAAGTTATACGAACATTTTATAGAATATTTAAAGAACCATGGTATTCAAAATCTAAAGGCAATCACAACACCTGCAAATGAAAAATCAATTAACTTCCATTTGGGAATCGGAATGGAAATGACTGGTGTTGAAAATGATAATGGAATAAAAGTAGTCAAAGACTATTCTGGCGTAGGGCAAGATAGGGTAGTCTTTAAAATGAAGATATGAATTAACAAAAGCTCGAACCGCTAACGGATCAGGCACGAACGGCACGGCCAACATAGGGTGACAAAGACAAAATAAACTATACCAAAGTAATTGACAAAATGATTTTGATTACTCAACTGATTTACATTATTGACGGACAAGAAAAAGTTTTTGACGAGTTTGAAAGCATTGCTATTCCGACAATTTTAAAATATAACGGACAATTGCTATTACGAGTAAGACCGACAAAAGATAATTTTATTGAAAGTAATATTGATTGACTCCTTTAAAATTAGTTTTCCTTTAAATAAGGAATGGGTAAACTGGGAAAATATTGATAAAATAGAATTCCATACTGTAAATCAGGCTTATGGGTCAATTGGAATTAAAGTAAAGGAAATGGATCTTAATAGAAACAAGCTTTATGTTCCATGAGTGTTTGATGACTTTGATGATGATGGTTGTCTTGACTTCTCTTTATATAGACTGGATTTAGAAAGTTTAAAAATTAACCATGAAAGGCTTTATCTAACGATTTTAGACTTGAGTAAAAAAAGCGAAAAGAAAAGACAAATTCATATAAACAACTACACAGAATAAATTATTACCAGAACCATTAACCCCAACCCGAATTCCACCCTAGGTTTTTGGTTTTATTGGACTACCTATTTCTATTTCATTTTTCCATAATTTAAGGTTGTGATTTTCCTGCTTTCCGCGCGGCATAACCCCCAACCCCCTCCCCAACCCCAAACCCCATCCACCTTTTTTCCGTTTTATTCCACCTCCAAAATAAAATCTACTCTTTTACCAAGCCTAAACCCGTGTATCTTTACTTTTAATTTAGCACATGAAAAGGTATGATTATTGGCTTAAGCTCCTGATAGGAGTTTGGGTGCTGCTGGTTCAGGCTTGTAGCGATGGAAATAAACTGGCCTCGCCCGAGTTAAGTACCAACGCGGTTTCAAACATCACCGCGAAATCGGTGGTTTGTGGCGGGAAAATAAGCGCCAGTCCGGGTAGTACCGTTACCGAAAAAGGGCTTTGTTGGTCTACCCAGCCCAACCCTACCAAATCGAATTCGTTTTTGAATTTGGGTAGCGGAATGAGTAATTTTACTTCGGTGGTAAATGGCTTGCAACCCAATACAACCTATTACATTCGGGCTTATGCCGCCAATTCGTCAGGGATTAGTTACGGAAATCAGGAAAGCTTTAAAACCCTGAACGGTGTGGTGGCCTCGTCGGGTGGGGGAGTTGTGGATTTGGACGGGAATAGCTACCCCAGTATAGTGCTGGGCAATGGACAGGAATGGATGAGTGAAAATTTACGAAGTGCTAAGTTTAGCAATGGTGATGCCATTCCGCCGGTGGAAGATAGTCTTATGTGGTTATCCTTATCTACCGTTGCCTGGAGTTTTCCCAATCGCTCGGTAAGCTTTGAAAATCCTTACGGCAAGCTATACAATTGGTATGTGGTGGCTGATTCCAGAAATGTTTGTCCGGAAGGGTGGCATGTGCCCGGCGATTCGGAGTGGAATGAGTTGATACATTACCTGGATTCCTTGTCATCGTCAACCGCCTTGGGGGTTCAAAGTGGCACAGCCGGGGGTAGGTTGAAAAAAGTTGGAACGGAAGAATGGCTTTACCCGAATACCGGGGCATCGGATGAAATAGGTTTTTTAGCCTTGCCGGCCGGTATGAGACAAAGTGATGCCCGGTATGCAGGCTTTGGGGAAACCGGTAGCTTTTGGACTTCTACCCAAGCCGATGCCTTAAATGCCTACATGCGCCGAATTTATTTCGATAACTCCTCCCTTGTTCGCAACTACCTGGATAAACGCAGCGCAGCCTCTATACGCTGCCTAAAAGACTAAACAGGGTTGGGCTCGTCTTTCTGAAAACCTTGGGTGTTGTTTGGTAACTGCCGATGCAAAAGCTGTTTAGGTAAAATATTGCCAAGCATACTAAAATTAGTACAGTTGGGCAATTGGTATCACTTGTGGCTTTTGAATATCAATGGAGTTGGGGCAGTAGCTTGGGAATTAGCAGACTACCCCATAAACCGGTGGACTCTAACTTAGCTTGGTTACACCGGCGACGGTTGGGTTTGCACCCCGGGCAACGATTGAGGTAAGTAGCCCACAGGCCCACGCGGCGCTAGCCAAGGGGGCCGAGGACTACAACCGAAAGCGTGACCCGAAGCCCGTGCAGGTGGGTGGAGTTTTGCAGATAAGTTGTTGGGCGAAGGGGGCCCGCCTAATTCTTAAACAACTAAGTCAATTTCCAACCAAAAGCGTCGACTTTGTTGCGGTAAAATGGGTTGAAGGGATTGATTGCTTATGGCTTTGCTTAGGCTATCATAAT
Coding sequences within:
- a CDS encoding cupin domain-containing protein, which translates into the protein MKRDKKSSEHYTWGQNCDGWHLLKTDSLSVIQERMPPNTSEALHYHQKAQQFFYILSGQATFELEDEIFEVKANEGFYVEANKKHTIRNDSNDDLHFLVISEPKAHGDRTNI
- a CDS encoding GNAT family N-acetyltransferase, which encodes METEQIFNCNQSDFLQILTDIKDFWGSDRTLLYHHPMFVNEFGDSAFVIKNKNDDMVIAYLFGFVSQTERTGYVHLIGVRQKHQKKGLGRKLYEHFIEYLKNHGIQNLKAITTPANEKSINFHLGIGMEMTGVENDNGIKVVKDYSGVGQDRVVFKMKI
- a CDS encoding fibrobacter succinogenes major paralogous domain-containing protein, which gives rise to MKRYDYWLKLLIGVWVLLVQACSDGNKLASPELSTNAVSNITAKSVVCGGKISASPGSTVTEKGLCWSTQPNPTKSNSFLNLGSGMSNFTSVVNGLQPNTTYYIRAYAANSSGISYGNQESFKTLNGVVASSGGGVVDLDGNSYPSIVLGNGQEWMSENLRSAKFSNGDAIPPVEDSLMWLSLSTVAWSFPNRSVSFENPYGKLYNWYVVADSRNVCPEGWHVPGDSEWNELIHYLDSLSSSTALGVQSGTAGGRLKKVGTEEWLYPNTGASDEIGFLALPAGMRQSDARYAGFGETGSFWTSTQADALNAYMRRIYFDNSSLVRNYLDKRSAASIRCLKD